The Gracilinanus agilis isolate LMUSP501 unplaced genomic scaffold, AgileGrace unplaced_scaffold15427, whole genome shotgun sequence genomic sequence CAGCCACTACCACCACAACAACTGAGTCCACCACAGGCTCAACCACAGCTACAACTGAGTCTACAACTACCACAGCTACAACTGAGTCCAGTACAAGCTCAACTACACCCCTAACTGAGCCTACAACAGCCACTACCACTGCTACAACTGAGAGTACTACAAGTTCAACCACATCTACAACAGAGCCCACAACTGTCACTACAACAACTGCAACTGAGTCCACTAGTACCTCAACCACAGCTCCAACTGAGTCCCCAACAACCACTACAACAACTACAACTGAGTCCACTACTAGCTCAACCACAGCTCCAACTGAGTCCACAACAGCCACTACCACTGTTACAACAGAGTCCACAACAGGCTCCACAACACCTACAACTGCAAGTACTACAAGTTCAACCACAGCTGCAACTGACTCCACTATAGGCTCAACAACAGCTGCAACTGAGTCCACAACAGCCACTACCACTGCTACAACTGAGAGTACTACAAGCTCAACCACAGCTACAACTGAGTCCACAACAGCCACTACCACCACAACAACTGAGTCCACCACAGGCTCAACCACAACTACAACTGAGTCCAAAACAGGCTCAACCACAACTCCAACTGAGTCCACTACTAGCTCAATCACAGCTACAACTGAGTCTACAACTACCACAGCTACAACTGAGTCCAGTACAAACTTAACTACACCTCCAACTGAGCCTACAACAGGCACTACAACTGCTACAACTGAGAGTACTACAAGTTCAACCACAGCTACAACTGAGTACACAACAGCCACTACCACAGCAACAACTGAGTCCACCACAGCCTCAACCACAGCTACAACTGAGTCCATCACAGGCTCAACCACAGCTACAACTGAGTCTACAACTACAACAGCTACAACTGAGTCCAGTACAAGCTCAACTACACCCCCAACTGAGCCTACAACAGCCACTACCACTGCTACAACTGAGAGTACTACAAGTTCAACCACATCTACAACAGAGCCCACAACTGTCACTACAACAACTGCAACTGAGTCCACTACTAGCTCAACCACAGCTCCAACTGAGTCCCCAACAACCACTACAACAACTACAACTGAGTCCACTACTAGCTCAACCACAGCTCCAACTGAGTCCACAACAGCCACTACCACTGTTAC encodes the following:
- the LOC123254129 gene encoding cell wall protein DAN4-like, translated to TTESSTNLTTPPTEPTTGTTTATTESTTSSTTATTEYTTATTTATTESTTASTTATTESITGSTTATTESTTTTATTESSTSSTTPPTEPTTATTTATTESTTSSTTSTTEPTTVTTTTATESTTSSTTAPTESPTTTTTTTTESTTSSTTAPTESTTATTTVTTESTTGSTIPTTASTTSSTTAATESTTGSTTTPTESTTGSTTTPNESTAATTTATTESTTSST